One window from the genome of Glycine soja cultivar W05 chromosome 12, ASM419377v2, whole genome shotgun sequence encodes:
- the LOC114380227 gene encoding uncharacterized protein LOC114380227 — MVAAIGQYGPHLPIPSYHDIRVPLLKKEVEYTENLMKGHREQWVKYGCTIMSDAWTDRKQRCIINFFINSQAGTMFLKSVDGSDFVKTGEKLFELLDAIVEEVGEENFVQVVTDNGSNYVLAGKLLEEKRKHIYWTPCAAHCIDLMLEDIGKLPLIRKTIRRAINLVGFIYAHSSTLSLLRNFTNKRELVRHAITRFATSYLTLERLHKEKANIRKMFTSDEWTLNKLSKEPKGKEAAKVVLMPSFWNSVVYTLKVMAPLVKVLRLVDGERKPAMGYIYEAMDKAKETIIKSFNNNESKYKDVFEIIDKRWNCQLHRPLHAAAHFLNSEFFYDNTDLEFDFEVTNGLFECIKKLIPQFDVQQKILTELHLYKIGADHFGFDFAMAQRKTHSPTYWWRMFGSQTPNLQKLAIKILSLTCSASGCERNWSVFEQIHSKKRNRLEHKRLHDLVFVKYNQQLKQRYNARDEIDRISLNDIDVCNEWLVGEMDQDDDNDAGNDLVFEDDDALNWATVYQASGVGECRMYTRQKKQKTSVVAAQTSKKQAMVVGSSSRKQKAVQENDEDLDVEENIDVESEEEEIMVNFEASDGEEGEGDAPLPYDNNEDDYVGIGEDD; from the exons ATGGTTGCAGCCATTGGTCAATATGGGCCACATTTGCCCATTCCTAGCTATCATGACATCAGAGTTCCACTCTTGAAGAAGGAAGTTGAATATACTGAAAATTTGATGAAAGGCCATAGGGAGCAATGGGTCAAGTATGGTTGTACTATTATGTCCGATGCATGGACTGATCGGAAACAAAGatgcatcattaatttttttattaactctcAAGCTGGTACCATGTTTTTGAAGTCTGTTGATGGCTCTGATTTTGTGAAGACAGGTGAAAAGCTTTTTGAGTTGCTTGATGCCATTGTGGAGGAAGTTGGAGAAGAGAATTTTGTTCAAGTTGTAACCGATAATGGGAGCAACTATGTTTTAGCGGGTAAGTTGTTGGAGGAGAAAAGGAAACATATTTATTGGACTCCTTGTGCAGCTCATTGTATTGATTTGATGCTTGAAGATATTGGGAAGCTTCCCTTGATAAGGAAGACAATTAGAAGGGCAATTAATCTAGTTGGGTTTATCTATGCCCATTCTAGTACCTTAAGTTTGTTGAGAAATTTTACAAACAAGAGGGAATTGGTGAGACATGCCATTACTAGATTTGCCACTTCTTATCTAACCTTGGAAAGGCTTCACAAAGAGAAAGCCAATATTAGAAAAATGTTTACTTCTGATgaatggaccttgaacaagctatCTAAGGAGCCTAAGGGAAAAGAAGCTGCAAAGGTAGTGCTCATGCCTTCTTTTTGGAATAGTGTGGTTTACACTCTTAAAGTCATGGCTCCACTTGTGAAAGTGCTTCGTCTTGTGGATGGTGAAAGGAAACCAGCCATGGGCTATATTTATGAAGCAATGGACAAggcaaaagaaacaattatcaAGTCTTTCAACAACAATGAAAGCAAGTACAAAGATGTGTTTGAAATCATTGATAAAAGATGGAATTGTCAGCTTCATAGGCCATTGCATGCAGCTGCCCACTTCTTAAATTCAGAGTTCTTTTATGACAACACTGACTTAGAGTTTGATTTTGAGGTCACCAATGGTTTGTTTGAGTGCATTAAGAAGTTGATTCCACAATTTGATGTGCAACAGAAAATTCTAACCGAGTTGCATCTTTACAAGATTGGTGCTGACCACTTTGGTTTCGACTTTGCAATGgctcaaaggaaaacccattctcCTA CATATTGGTGGCGAATGTTTGGGTCACAAACTCCAAATTTGCAGAAGCTGGCTATTAAGATTTTGAGTTTGACTTGCAGTGCTTCAGGATGTGAAAGAAATTGGAGTGTGTTTGAGCAA attcattccaaaaaaagaaataggctTGAGCACAAGAGGTTGCATGATTTGGTGTTTGTCAAATACAACCAACAATTGAAGCAAAGATATAATGCAAGAGATGAAATTGATCGAATTTCTCTTAATGATATTGATGTATGCAATGAATGGCTCGTGGGAGAGATGGAtcaagatgatgataatgatgctggaaatgatttggtatttgaagatgatgatgctcTAAATTGGGCAACTGTGTATCAGGCTTCGGGGGTTGGAGAGTGTAGGATGTATACTAGGcagaaaaagcaaaaaacaagTGTTGTTGCTGCCCAAACTTCTAAAAAACAGGCAATGGTTGTTGGATCTTCATCAAGGAAGCAAAAAGCAGTCCAAGAAAATGATGAGGATCTAGATGTTGAGGAGAATATTGATGTTgaatctgaagaagaagaaatcatggTCAATTTTGAGGCGTCTGATGGggaagagggagagggagatgcTCCATTACCATATGATAACAACGAAGATGATTATGTTGGGATTGGAGAAGATGATTAG
- the LOC114380228 gene encoding fructose-bisphosphate aldolase 3, chloroplastic-like: MAMASAKLNTLSSQWIAHNSFSPRRGSSSRRVSLPIRASSYQHELVQTAKSIASPSRGILAIDESNATCGKRLASIGLDNTEVNRQAYRQLLLTTPGLGEYISGAILFEETLYQSTTDGNKFVDCLRDQNIVPDIKVDKGLVPLPGSNNESWCQGLDGLASRSAEYYKQGARFAKWRTVVSIPCGPSALAVKEAAWGLARYAAISQDNGLVPIVEPEILLDGDHPIERTLEVAEKVWSEVFFYLAENNVLFEGILLKPSMVTPGAEHTEKASPETIAKYTLTMLRRRVPPALPGIMFLSGGQSEVEATLNLNAMNQSPNPWHVSFSYARALQNTVLKTWQGHPENVEAAQKSLLVRAKANSLAQLGRYSAEGESEEAKKGMFVKGYTY; the protein is encoded by the coding sequence ATGGCCATGGCGTCTGCAAAGCTCAACACCTTGTCTTCCCAGTGGATCGCCCACAATTCCTTCTCTCCTCGCCGTGGATCCTCTTCTCGCCGAGTCTCTCTTCCGATCCGCGCTTCTTCTTACCAACACGAACTCGTCCAAACCGCCAAATCTATTGCATCTCCCAGTCGTGGAATTCTTGCAATTGATGAATCAAATGCCACATGTGGGAAGCGTTTAGCATCCATTGGATTGGACAATACTGAGGTGAATCGCCAGGCCTATAGGCAACTTCTGCTCACCACACCTGGCCTTGGTGAATACATCTCTGGTGCAATTCTTTTTGAAGAAACCCTTTACCAGTCGACAACAGATGGAAATAAATTTGTGGATTGCCTCCGCGATCAGAACATTGTGCCCGACATCAAAGTTGATAAGGGTCTGGTCCCTCTGCCTGGGTCAAACAATGAGTCTTGGTGCCAAGGGCTAGATGGGTTGGCTTCTAGGTCTGCTGAATACTACAAGCAAGGTGCTCGATTTGCCAAGTGGAGGACAGTTGTTAGCATTCCATGTGGTCCTTCTGCATTAGCTGTCAAGGAAGCAGCGTGGGGGCTTGCACGTTATGCTGCTATCTCTCAGGACAATGGTCTTGTGCCAATCGTAGAGCCTGAAATTCTTCTTGATGGAGATCACCCAATTGAGAGGACACTGGAAGTGGCCGAGAAGGTCTGGTCAGAAGTCTTCTTCTATTTGGCTGAAAACAATGTCCTTTTTGAGGGAATTTTGCTCAAACCCAGCATGGTTACACCTGGGGCTGAACACACGGAAAAGGCTTCTCCGGAAACCATTGCCAAATATACTCTAACCATGCTTAGAAGAAGAGTTCCTCCTGCTCTCCctggaatcatgtttttgtctGGTGGACAATCCGAAGTGGAAGCAACACTAAATCTAAATGCCATGAACCAAAGTCCCAACCCATGGCATGTTTCTTTCTCATATGCACGGGCTCTTCAGAACACTGTGCTTAAGACATGGCAAGGACACCCTGAGAATGTGGAAGCTGCTCAAAAGTCCCTTTTGGTGCGCGCTAAAGCAAACTCCTTGGCTCAACTTGGAAGATACTCTGCTGAGGGTGAGAGTGAAGAGGCCAAGAAGGGAATGTTTGTCAAGGGCTATACCTACTAA